Proteins found in one Populus alba chromosome 14, ASM523922v2, whole genome shotgun sequence genomic segment:
- the LOC118041470 gene encoding gamma-tubulin complex component 4 homolog, translating to MLHELLLSLLGYTGDLIIDEREHQNSLGIPISDEHRSFKLAPDISFIQPSDRDLIERIISLGFYYRELDRFATKSRNLSWIRSANPNNELSNKNVQEKQSVYRRAIANGIVEILSVYRSAVLHIEQKLLSESIPILATITQGLNKFFVLLPPLYELVLEIERDDIRGGQLLNLLHKRCHCGVPELQSCIQRLLWHGHQVMYNQLASWVVYGILQDQHGEFFIRRQEDRDVEHGSSNPDMSEKLARLSTDDASLTDWHLGFHIFLDMLPEYVHMRVAESILFAGKAIRVLRNPSPAFQFKDPVYNQQIPKGAQKNQVSTGRFPFQKESFEDTNLIGEELLPQSEADKIENMLRDLKESSEFHKRSFECAVDSIRAIAASHLWQLVVVRADLNGHLKALKDYFLLAKGDFFQCFLEESRQMMRLPPRQSTAEADLMVPFQLAAIKTIGEEEKYFSRVSLRMPSFGSAVKSSQVDLPKTGSTSASLSNASSEISLDGWDGIALEYSVDWPLQLFFTQEVLSQYLRVFQYLLRLKRTQMELEKSWASVMHQDHTDFAKRRNDRLNCSVSQQRRQRFRPMWRVREHMAFLIRNLQFYIQVDVIESQWNVLQAHIRDSHDFTELVGFHQEYLSALISQSFLDIGSVSRILDSIMKLCLQFCWSIENQENNPNTSELEHLTEEFNKKSNSLYTILRSSRLAGSQRAPFLRRFLLRLNFNLFFETTAQGVLNIVRPSPTLPVFNQQ from the exons atgtTACACGAGCTGTTACTCTCACTCTTAGGCTACACTGGAGATCTCATTATCGATGAGAGAGAACACCAGAACTCTCTCGGCATTCCCATCTCCGACGAACACCGCTCTTTCAAGCTCGCTCCTGATATCTCCTTCATCCAACCCAGCGACAG ggACCTTATTGAGAGGATAATCAGTCTAGGGTTTTATTATAGAGAGCTTGATCGATTTGCGACAAAGTCTCGGAATCTGAGTTGGATTAGGTCTGCAAATCCTAATAATGAATTGTCGAACAAGAATGTACAGGAGAAACAGAGTGTTTATCGCAGAGCTATTGCTAATGGCATTGTTGAGATTCTTTCAGTTTACAGATCTGCTGTTCTCCACATTGAACAGAAGTTACTGTCAGAGAGCATTCCTATTTTGGCTACTATTACACAAGGTCTTAACAAG TTTTTTGTTCTCTTGCCGCCACTTTATGAGCTTGTTCTTGAGATTGAGCGCGATGATATTCGCGGAGGACAACTTCTAAACCTTTTGCACAAAAGATGTCACTGTGGGGTTCCTGAATTGCAATCATGCATTCAAAG GCTTCTTTGGCATGGGCATCAGGTCATGTATAATCAACTTGCTTCCTGGGTGGTTTATGGGATTCTTCAAGATCAGCATGGTGAATTTTTCATCAGAAG GCAGGAAGATAGGGATGTGGAGCATGGCTCATCTAATCCAGACATGTCAGAAAAATTGGCTCGCTTGTCAACCGATGATGCATCTTTAACAGATTGGCACTTgggatttcatatttttttg GATATGCTGCCCGAGTATGTCCATATGCGTGTTGCTGAATCAATTCTTTTTGCTGGAAAAGCCATCAGGGTTCTCCGGAATCCAAGCCCAGCATTTCAGTTTAAGGATCCTGTATATAATCAGCAGATACCAAAAGGTGctcaaaaaaatcaagtatcaaCAGGACGCTTCCCCTTTCAGAAAGAGTCTTTTGAAGATACAAACTTGATTGGAGAAGAATTACTTCCACAGTCCGAGGCTGACAAGATTGAAAATATGCTTCGAGACCTAAAG GAatcatctgaatttcacaaaAGATCATTTGAATGTGCTGTTGACTCTATTCGTGCTATCGCAGCTAGTCATCTTTGGCAG CTTGTGGTTGTGCGTGCTGACTTGAATGGCCACCTGAAGGCACTTAAAGACTATTTTCTTTTGGCGAAAGGAGATTTTTTCCAG TGTTTTCTTGAGGAAAGTCGGCAAATGATGCGTTTGCCTCCTCGACAATCAACTGCTGAAGCTGATCTCATGGTCCCATTCCAGCTG GCTGCTATAAAGACGATTGGTGAGGAGGAGAAGTACTTTTCCAGAGTATCCTTGCG GATGCCTTCATTTGGATCTGCGGTTAAATCCTCCCAAGTAGATTTACCCAAGACTGGGAGTACAAGCGCTTCATTATCAAATGCTTCTTCAGAGATTTCTCTGGATGGATGGGATGGTATTGCTCTGGAATACTCTGTTGATTGGCCCCTACAGTTGTTCTTTACTCAGGAAGTGTTGTCTCA GTACCTAAGGGTCTTTCAGTATTTGCTACGGCTGAAACGTACGCAAATGGAATTGGAGAAATCATGGGCTTCTGTGATGCATCAAGATCACACAGATTTTGCCAAGCGTCGCAATGACCGCTTGAACTGCTCAGTATCTCAGCAACGACGCCAACGTTTTAGGCCAATGTGGCGTGTTAGAGAGCATATGGCATTCTTGATCAGAAATCTTCAGTTCTATATACAG GTGGATGTAATAGAATCCCAATGGAATGTTTTGCAAGCTCATATTCGAGATTCTCATGACTTTACTGAACTTGTGGGCTTCCATCAAGA GTATTTATCAGCTTTAATTTCACAATCGTTTTTGGACATTGGTTCCGTGTCAAGGATATTGGACAGCATAATGAAACTTTGCCTGCAATTCTGCTGGAGCATTGAAAACCAGGAAAACAATCCAAATACATCTGAACTGGAGCATTTAACGGAG GAATTTAACAAGAAATCAAATTCGTTATACACTATATTGCGCAGTAGTAGGCTAGCAGGGAGCCAGCGAGCTCCATTTCTCAGGCGTTTTCTTTTGCGTCTAAACTTTAATCTGTTCTTTGAG ACAACTGCACAAGGTGTACTGAACATTGTTAGACCATCTCCAACACTCCCTGTTTTTAATCAACAATAG